A stretch of the Xiphias gladius isolate SHS-SW01 ecotype Sanya breed wild chromosome 19, ASM1685928v1, whole genome shotgun sequence genome encodes the following:
- the nr6a1a gene encoding nuclear receptor subfamily 6 group A member 1-A, whose protein sequence is MDTWEDDPADQRTCLICGDRATGLHYGIISCEGCKGFFKRSICNKRVYRCSRDKNCEMSRKQRNRCQYCRLLKCLQMGMNRKAIREDGMPGGRNKSIGPVQITEEEIERIMSGQEFKEDAPEHTWGNNGDSDHSSPSNGASEGNQPSPASTLSSNRSMEMNGYTAALRDQYINTSMSTHYQLLPHLFSYAAQSGLLAPQPHSLYPQSHPLVLQLVAAEDLAPLATPMLIEDGYKVTQVELFALLCRLADELLFRQISWIKKLPFFCELSIEDYTCLLSSTWQELILLSCLTIYSAQIFGDLANVTAKYTPSDDELQGFSEDGMEVMERLIYLFRKFHQLKISNEEYACMKAINFLNQDIRGLSNTSQLEQLNKRYWYVCQDYTEYKYPHQPKRFPEIMMCLPEIRCIAGKLVNVPLEQLPLLFKAVLHSCKSSLTSYRTGPMPCVTTSAGN, encoded by the exons ATGGATACATGGGAAG ATGATCCAGCTGACCAGCGTACTTGTCTTATCTGTGGAGATCGCGCTACAGGCCTGCACTATGGCATCATCTCCTGTGAGGGTTGCAAAGGCTTCTTCAAGCGCAGCATCTGCAACAAGCGTGTGTACCGCTGCAGTCGTGACAAGAACTGTGAAATGTCGCGCAAGCAGCGCAACCGCTGCCAGTACTGCCGCCTCCTCAAGTGTCTGCAAATGGGGATGAACCGCAAAG CAATTAGGGAGGATGGTATGCCAGGAGGGAGGAACAAAAGCATTGGACCTGTTCAG atcACAGAGGAGGAGATAGAGCGAATCATGTCGGGGCAGGAGTTCAAGGAGGATGCTCCGGAGCACACTTGGGGCAACAACGGCGATAGCGACCATAGCTCTCCCAGCAACGGAGCCTCGGAGGGCAACCAGCCATCACCTGCCTCCACTCTGTCATCCAA TCGCTCTATGGAAATGAATGGCTACACAGCAGCCCTCAGGGACCAGTACATCAACACCTCCATGTCCACACACTACCAGCTCCTGCCTCACCTGTTCAGCTACGCTGCCCAGTCTGGCCTGCTTGCTCCCCAGCCTCACAGCCTTTACCCCCAGTCCCATCCACTGGTGCTGCAGCTGGTGGCTGCTGAAGACCTGGCCCCACTGGCCACACCTATGCTCATAGAAGATGG GTACAAAGTGACGCAGGTGGAGCTATTTGCCCTGCTTTGTCGTCTGGCAGATGAGCTGCTCTTCCGCCAAATCTCTTGGATCAAGAAGCTGCCATTCTTCTGCGAGCTCTCCATAGAGGACTACACCTGTCTGCTCAGCTCCACCTGGCAGGAGCTCATCCTGCTCTCCTGCCTGACCATCTACAGCGCGCAGATCTTCGGAGACCTGGCCAACGTTACCGCCAAGTACACACCGTCTGATGACGAGCTGCAGGG CTTCAGTGAAGACGGGATGGAAGTCATGGAGAGGTTGATATATCTGTTTCGCAAGTTCCACCAATTGAAGATCAGTAATGAGGAGTATGCCTGTATGAAAGCCATCAACTTCCTCAACCAAG ATATCAGAGGACTTTCCAACACCTCCCAGCTTGAGCAGCTGAACAAGCGCTATTGGTATGTGTGTCAGGACTACACTGAATATAAGTACCCACACCAGCCTAAACGCTTCCCTGAGATAATGATGTGTCTGCCGGAGATCCGCTGCATCGCAG ggaaGCTGGTGAATGTCCCTCTGGAGCAGCTCCCCCTCTTGTTCAAAGCAGTCTTGCACTCCTGCAAATCCAGCTTGACCAGCTACAGGACCGGCCCGATGCCGTGCGTGACCACCTCTGCCGGAAACTAG